A genome region from Halorussus pelagicus includes the following:
- the btuC gene encoding vitamin B12 ABC transporter permease BtuC has translation MRGSARVVGWSAGLTAALAVVVVVSAAIGPVALDYLVVGKVLLNAVAVPAGVGVAERTLRIAGLAISVPTPTVAFAAIFDFAVPETAQTIVITLRLPRIALGAVVGLALSTAGVVMQGFFRNPMADPSIIGVSSGAAVGAVATIALPFALPFAPHLALPAAAFLGALGAAFGVYLLATEDGRTPVATLLLAGVAVQTFLGAVVSFLLLQSGESLRRAVYWLMGHLHLASWTDVTMVLPVALAGFMILYAYAEDLNVLLLGEEDAHALGVEVERTKRLLLGVASVMTGAAVAVTGVIGFVGLVVPHVMRLLVGPNHRILLPTSALAGATFLVATDTLARSGPAELPVGIVTAFLGAPFFLYLLRTREVHAL, from the coding sequence ATGCGTGGCTCCGCGCGAGTCGTCGGCTGGTCGGCCGGACTGACCGCCGCGCTGGCGGTCGTCGTGGTTGTCAGCGCCGCAATCGGGCCGGTGGCGCTCGACTATCTCGTCGTCGGGAAAGTGCTTCTGAACGCCGTCGCCGTGCCCGCCGGGGTCGGCGTGGCCGAGCGGACGCTCCGAATCGCGGGACTCGCTATTTCGGTCCCGACCCCGACCGTCGCGTTCGCGGCGATTTTCGACTTCGCAGTGCCCGAGACCGCCCAAACAATCGTGATAACGCTGCGCCTGCCCCGCATCGCGCTCGGGGCGGTCGTCGGTCTCGCGCTTTCGACGGCGGGGGTCGTGATGCAGGGGTTCTTCCGGAATCCGATGGCCGACCCCTCCATCATCGGCGTCTCGTCCGGCGCGGCGGTGGGCGCGGTGGCGACCATCGCGCTTCCCTTCGCGCTCCCGTTCGCGCCCCACCTCGCGCTCCCGGCCGCGGCGTTCCTCGGCGCGCTCGGGGCCGCCTTCGGCGTCTACCTGCTCGCCACCGAGGACGGCCGGACGCCCGTCGCAACGCTCCTGCTCGCTGGCGTCGCGGTCCAGACGTTCCTCGGCGCAGTCGTCTCCTTTCTACTCCTCCAGAGCGGCGAGAGCCTCCGCCGGGCGGTTTACTGGTTGATGGGCCACCTCCATCTGGCGTCGTGGACCGACGTGACGATGGTCCTCCCGGTCGCGCTTGCCGGGTTCATGATTCTCTACGCGTACGCGGAGGACCTGAACGTCCTCCTGCTCGGGGAGGAGGACGCCCACGCGCTCGGCGTCGAAGTCGAGCGCACCAAGCGCCTCCTGCTCGGAGTCGCCAGCGTGATGACCGGCGCGGCGGTTGCGGTCACCGGCGTCATCGGCTTTGTCGGTCTCGTGGTGCCCCACGTCATGCGCCTGCTCGTCGGCCCGAACCACCGAATCCTACTCCCCACCTCCGCGCTCGCTGGCGCGACGTTCCTCGTCGCCACGGACACGCTGGCGCGCTCGGGACCGGCGGAGCTACCAGTCGGCATCGTGACTGCGTTTCTGGGCGCGCCCTTCTTCCTCTATCTCCTCCGCACGCGGGAGGTGCATGCGCTGTGA
- a CDS encoding PGF-CTERM-anchored ABC transporter substrate-binding protein, with protein MSKKFTSLFAVLLLLAAGVAPVGAVSGDAAVASTGATATQTDCSFPVTETDATETEVTVEQKPERVVTLAPSAAQTMWEIGGESQVVGVSQYANYLEGADSRTNISGAGQSYVNVEKVVSTEADLVLAPNVIPNETVQKLRDAGLTVFKLGYASSVEDIYAKTNLIGTLTGNCEGATETVSWMQDRIGTVRDAVEGEDAPGVLISQGGGWTAGSGTFVGNVVELAGGTNVAAEANVSGYGKISEEVIVQQNPEWIIQLGAFGAYPQTEAYNGTNAVKNGQVLTVSNENISQPAPRVVHAVVKMAQAFHPDAYAEANTTTTTVETTEAPDTTTDAATTAEDAMQEATTETTTADSSTGSIPGFGVSAALAALAGAAMLAGRR; from the coding sequence ATGAGTAAGAAGTTCACGAGCCTATTCGCGGTACTGCTGTTGCTCGCGGCGGGCGTCGCCCCGGTCGGTGCAGTTTCCGGCGACGCCGCAGTTGCGAGTACCGGAGCGACCGCGACCCAGACTGATTGTTCGTTCCCCGTCACGGAGACCGACGCGACGGAGACCGAAGTGACCGTCGAGCAGAAACCCGAGCGCGTCGTCACGCTCGCGCCGAGCGCGGCCCAGACGATGTGGGAAATCGGCGGCGAGTCGCAAGTCGTCGGCGTCTCCCAGTACGCCAACTACTTGGAGGGTGCCGACTCCCGGACCAACATCTCGGGCGCGGGCCAGAGCTACGTCAACGTCGAGAAAGTCGTCTCGACCGAGGCCGACCTCGTTCTCGCCCCGAACGTCATCCCGAACGAGACGGTCCAGAAGCTCCGTGACGCCGGACTCACCGTCTTCAAACTCGGCTACGCGTCCTCCGTCGAGGACATCTACGCGAAGACGAATCTGATTGGCACGCTCACTGGTAACTGCGAAGGTGCCACCGAGACGGTCTCGTGGATGCAGGACCGCATCGGCACGGTCCGTGACGCCGTTGAGGGCGAGGACGCGCCGGGCGTCCTCATCTCGCAGGGCGGCGGATGGACCGCCGGAAGCGGCACGTTCGTCGGCAACGTGGTCGAACTCGCTGGCGGAACCAACGTCGCCGCCGAGGCGAACGTCTCGGGCTACGGGAAGATTAGCGAGGAGGTCATCGTCCAGCAGAACCCCGAGTGGATTATCCAACTCGGCGCGTTCGGCGCGTACCCACAGACCGAGGCGTACAACGGCACCAACGCCGTCAAGAACGGGCAGGTTCTCACGGTCAGCAACGAGAACATCAGCCAGCCCGCGCCGCGAGTCGTCCACGCCGTGGTGAAGATGGCCCAAGCGTTCCACCCCGACGCCTACGCCGAGGCGAACACCACGACGACCACGGTCGAAACGACTGAGGCTCCTGACACGACGACCGACGCCGCGACGACGGCCGAGGACGCGATGCAGGAGGCGACCACGGAGACGACGACCGCCGACTCCTCCACGGGGTCCATCCCCGGATTCGGCGTCTCCGCGGCGCTCGCCGCGCTGGCTGGCGCGGCGATGCTCGCCGGTCGGCGCTGA
- the srp19 gene encoding signal recognition particle subunit SRP19, which translates to MVEKVLWPAYFDAEKTRNEGRRVAAEMAVDEPTVDEIAQAVQQVGYDAIIERDKAYSRENWDERGRVLVQNADDSTKNDLIQAVAAYVAALRD; encoded by the coding sequence ATGGTCGAGAAAGTGCTGTGGCCCGCCTACTTCGACGCGGAGAAGACCCGCAACGAGGGCCGACGGGTCGCCGCCGAGATGGCCGTCGATGAGCCGACGGTAGACGAGATAGCCCAAGCAGTCCAGCAGGTCGGGTACGACGCGATAATCGAGCGCGACAAGGCCTACTCCCGCGAGAACTGGGACGAGCGCGGCCGCGTGCTGGTCCAGAACGCCGACGATTCGACGAAGAACGACCTGATTCAGGCGGTCGCGGCGTACGTCGCGGCGCTCCGAGACTGA
- a CDS encoding H/ACA ribonucleoprotein complex subunit GAR1 has product MQKLGAVVRTAQGLAVVRCSDDDHPDVGTEAVDEQLRSVGRVVDVFGPVSRPYVAVTPDEGVALAPLLGKKLYAR; this is encoded by the coding sequence ATGCAGAAACTCGGTGCGGTCGTCCGGACCGCGCAGGGACTCGCGGTCGTCCGCTGTTCCGACGACGACCATCCGGACGTGGGCACCGAGGCGGTGGACGAGCAGTTGCGTAGCGTGGGCCGAGTCGTGGACGTGTTCGGCCCGGTCTCGCGGCCCTACGTCGCGGTCACGCCCGACGAAGGGGTCGCGCTGGCTCCCCTTCTCGGCAAGAAACTCTACGCGCGGTAG
- a CDS encoding DUF7282 domain-containing protein — protein sequence MHSNRARALVLVVILVAGFAAPTAVGLSAGDDAAQSNQSTAQGDAESARTGDALQVVRTLETLPNTDATGLGVAPANAARAEQDVGELTPREAAELGARQGAQLAEIQGATVPDRKRTAAVRGAVAAAPNDSDANVGKVLVAARGAAHGALLQSQETTVRQIQSAVRGAATGGIVQTQAAEIVQVQGAAFGAAHGSVAQRQTASVTQIQVAARGAAHGAATSAGRNDVTAIGKVQEAAQGAAFGSLAQHQRVGARQLQSAARGSAGGALVQVQRVNVKQVQVAALGAAKGGVKKPKPREVPAEKVEAACRGAASGAISQTQRVTVEQIQLAAEGAAQGGVVKQVQRVNVEQVQAATLGAARGALTKVTVVQVQIVNVVQIQVAAAGAATGAVESVVQRQEVTVEQVQAAALGAAKGGVTQVQTVNVRQVQAASRGAAFGSLVQSQSANVAQIQAAAEGSAAGAVVQSQRVDVTQVQILAAAQGAATGSVSQSQVASVTQIQAAARGAASGGVASAAETEDASAEQTLAITSGAAAGAAESAAEEGVTAAAEILDASRQAAVETAELVAEGEDVPPEELQQSAASAAAEVVATQPTETPGTTTVRTTTTETVTPIQETVIEPTETTATTTETTETATIETTTTTATTEETPKTTETTTTEATTTRNLTTTTTETTTATPTTEETTTTATPTTQTTITEETTTTDETTEETTATAETTTETITTEETTTTAETTTTAMTETTTEQTTTETATPTTTTTEITTTTTPETTTTTATTTPETTTTTATETTTTVTPASVTFQNQSADDAVVVESAVLPEGGFVAAYDANGNVVGVSEYLAPGEYEAVEVSLLADLSGRQVLLAVPHRDTDADQQFDFVESGGSTDVPYANATDEFVFDTAIVDFGGDAVATTTEALPTTDTATTAGGTTTFASASGESDDGLSALVPVGVGTVALLVGRSASE from the coding sequence ATGCACTCGAATCGCGCTCGCGCGCTCGTCCTCGTCGTCATCCTCGTCGCCGGGTTCGCGGCCCCGACCGCCGTGGGTCTCTCGGCCGGAGACGACGCGGCGCAGTCGAACCAATCGACAGCGCAAGGAGACGCCGAATCGGCTCGCACTGGCGACGCTCTGCAAGTCGTGCGAACGCTCGAAACGCTTCCGAACACCGACGCGACCGGACTCGGCGTCGCGCCCGCGAACGCGGCGCGGGCCGAACAGGACGTGGGCGAACTGACGCCGCGCGAGGCGGCCGAACTCGGTGCCAGACAGGGTGCGCAACTCGCCGAGATTCAGGGCGCGACCGTTCCCGACCGAAAGCGGACGGCGGCGGTCCGCGGTGCGGTCGCGGCCGCACCGAACGACTCCGACGCGAACGTCGGCAAGGTTCTCGTCGCGGCGCGCGGAGCGGCCCACGGCGCGCTGTTGCAGTCCCAAGAGACGACCGTCCGCCAGATTCAGTCCGCGGTCCGCGGGGCCGCGACGGGCGGCATCGTCCAGACCCAAGCCGCCGAAATCGTCCAAGTGCAAGGTGCGGCGTTCGGGGCGGCCCACGGGTCGGTCGCCCAGCGACAGACCGCGAGCGTGACCCAGATACAGGTCGCGGCGCGCGGGGCGGCCCACGGCGCGGCGACCTCGGCCGGTCGGAACGACGTGACGGCCATCGGTAAGGTGCAGGAGGCCGCCCAAGGCGCGGCGTTCGGGTCGCTCGCCCAGCACCAGCGCGTCGGCGCTCGTCAGCTTCAGTCGGCCGCGCGCGGGTCCGCGGGCGGCGCGCTCGTCCAGGTCCAGCGAGTGAACGTCAAGCAGGTGCAGGTCGCCGCCCTCGGCGCGGCCAAGGGCGGCGTGAAAAAGCCCAAGCCGAGGGAGGTCCCGGCCGAGAAGGTCGAGGCGGCCTGCCGCGGGGCGGCCTCGGGTGCCATCAGTCAGACCCAGCGCGTCACCGTCGAGCAGATACAACTCGCCGCCGAGGGTGCGGCCCAAGGCGGAGTGGTGAAGCAGGTCCAGCGGGTGAACGTCGAGCAAGTGCAGGCCGCGACGCTCGGCGCGGCCCGCGGCGCGCTGACCAAGGTGACGGTCGTGCAGGTCCAGATAGTGAACGTCGTCCAGATTCAGGTCGCCGCCGCGGGCGCGGCCACCGGCGCGGTCGAGTCCGTCGTCCAGCGCCAAGAGGTGACCGTCGAGCAGGTGCAGGCCGCCGCGCTCGGCGCGGCCAAGGGCGGCGTGACGCAGGTCCAGACCGTGAACGTGCGACAGGTGCAGGCGGCCTCTCGCGGGGCCGCGTTCGGGTCGCTGGTCCAGTCCCAGTCCGCGAACGTCGCGCAGATTCAGGCCGCGGCGGAGGGGTCGGCCGCCGGTGCGGTCGTCCAGAGTCAGCGCGTGGACGTGACGCAGGTCCAGATTCTCGCCGCCGCGCAGGGGGCCGCGACCGGAAGCGTCTCGCAGAGTCAGGTGGCCAGCGTCACCCAGATACAGGCCGCCGCCCGCGGTGCCGCCTCCGGCGGCGTCGCGTCGGCCGCCGAGACCGAGGACGCCAGCGCCGAGCAGACCCTCGCTATCACCAGCGGCGCGGCCGCCGGGGCCGCGGAGTCCGCCGCCGAGGAGGGCGTTACCGCGGCCGCGGAGATACTGGACGCGAGTCGGCAGGCCGCGGTCGAGACGGCGGAACTGGTCGCTGAGGGCGAGGACGTGCCCCCCGAGGAGTTGCAGCAGAGCGCCGCCTCGGCCGCCGCGGAGGTGGTTGCCACGCAACCGACGGAGACGCCGGGCACGACCACGGTTCGTACCACGACCACGGAGACCGTGACCCCGATTCAGGAGACCGTAATCGAACCCACGGAGACAACCGCGACGACGACCGAGACGACCGAAACCGCGACTATCGAGACGACCACGACTACGGCAACGACCGAGGAAACTCCGAAGACAACTGAAACCACGACAACCGAGGCGACGACTACGAGAAACCTGACGACAACCACGACTGAGACAACGACCGCAACCCCGACGACAGAGGAGACAACTACGACCGCAACCCCGACGACTCAGACCACGATAACGGAGGAGACCACGACCACGGACGAGACCACTGAGGAGACGACCGCGACAGCAGAAACGACGACCGAGACCATTACGACTGAGGAGACCACCACGACAGCGGAAACGACGACAACCGCGATGACCGAGACGACGACCGAACAGACCACCACGGAAACCGCGACGCCTACAACTACAACGACGGAAATCACGACAACCACGACGCCAGAAACCACCACGACCACCGCAACTACCACACCGGAAACCACCACAACCACCGCGACGGAAACTACCACGACCGTGACCCCGGCGAGCGTCACGTTCCAGAACCAGAGCGCCGACGACGCGGTCGTCGTCGAGTCGGCGGTCCTGCCCGAGGGCGGATTCGTCGCGGCCTACGACGCGAACGGGAACGTCGTCGGCGTCTCGGAGTACCTCGCGCCGGGCGAATACGAGGCGGTCGAGGTGTCGCTACTCGCCGACCTCTCGGGCCGACAGGTCCTCCTCGCGGTTCCCCACCGAGACACCGACGCCGACCAGCAGTTCGACTTCGTGGAGAGCGGCGGTTCGACGGACGTGCCGTACGCGAACGCCACCGACGAGTTCGTCTTCGACACCGCCATCGTGGACTTCGGCGGCGATGCGGTCGCCACGACGACCGAGGCGCTTCCGACCACGGACACCGCGACGACCGCCGGAGGGACGACAACGTTCGCGTCGGCCTCCGGAGAGTCCGATGACGGTCTCTCGGCGCTCGTCCCGGTCGGTGTCGGGACCGTCGCGCTACTAGTCGGACGGTCCGCGAGCGAGTAG
- a CDS encoding presenilin family intramembrane aspartyl protease PSH, translating to MENRTRVFAAVGLTVAMFLLVQLGALALVEPFQQAGYQQVENPSDPTNSLFYVAAVLVLTGVMLAIIKLEVQWLLRGALIFTSGLLSWYVFSVVIPGWLLVQFGGAPLNVLALAAAAGVSLALAVHPEWYVIDAAGVVMGAGAAGLFGISFGLLPAILLLTVLAVYDAISVYGTEHMLTLASGVMDLKIPVILVIPMTLSYSFLNDDGGMTGEEDEAEASMEDEPSAADGGDPAATDADAERPDVTERDVFFIGLGDAVMPSVMVASAASFAPPEPLVSGLALNLPALTSMVGTIAGLLALLWMVMKGRAHAGLPLLNGGAIGGYLVGALASGMTLMQALGL from the coding sequence ATGGAGAATCGAACGCGCGTATTCGCGGCCGTCGGGTTGACCGTCGCCATGTTCCTGCTGGTCCAACTCGGCGCGCTGGCGCTCGTCGAGCCGTTTCAGCAGGCGGGCTACCAGCAGGTCGAGAACCCCTCCGACCCGACGAACAGTCTGTTCTACGTCGCGGCAGTGCTAGTCCTGACCGGCGTGATGCTCGCCATCATCAAACTCGAAGTGCAGTGGTTGCTCCGCGGGGCGCTTATCTTCACCAGCGGACTGCTCTCGTGGTACGTCTTCTCGGTCGTAATTCCGGGATGGCTCCTCGTGCAGTTCGGGGGCGCACCCCTCAACGTCCTCGCGCTGGCCGCGGCGGCGGGCGTCTCGCTCGCGCTCGCGGTTCATCCGGAGTGGTACGTTATCGACGCCGCGGGCGTCGTGATGGGCGCTGGCGCGGCCGGACTGTTCGGTATCAGTTTCGGTCTGCTCCCGGCCATCCTGCTGTTAACCGTGTTGGCCGTCTACGACGCCATCAGCGTCTACGGCACCGAACACATGCTGACGCTGGCCTCGGGCGTCATGGACCTCAAGATTCCCGTCATCCTCGTGATTCCGATGACGCTCTCGTACTCCTTCTTGAACGACGACGGCGGAATGACCGGTGAGGAGGACGAAGCCGAAGCCTCGATGGAGGACGAACCGAGCGCGGCCGACGGCGGCGACCCCGCGGCGACCGACGCCGACGCCGAGCGCCCGGACGTGACCGAGCGCGACGTGTTCTTCATCGGTCTCGGCGACGCGGTGATGCCCTCGGTGATGGTCGCCAGCGCGGCGTCGTTCGCGCCGCCGGAACCGCTCGTCTCCGGTCTCGCGCTGAATCTGCCCGCGCTGACCTCGATGGTCGGAACTATCGCCGGACTGCTCGCCCTGCTCTGGATGGTGATGAAGGGTCGGGCGCACGCCGGACTGCCGCTGTTGAACGGCGGCGCTATCGGCGGCTATCTGGTCGGCGCGCTGGCGAGTGGCATGACGCTGATGCAGGCGTTGGGGCTGTAG
- a CDS encoding ornithine cyclodeaminase family protein, which produces MTDAVFLTSEDVSGLASPGEYVEAVREGYRQRGEGAPARPRAKLTNAEPPGMLTDYAAVLPETGAMGGYMYAAGFGAEDAWFVAPLFDAESGEPLALLDGASMNPFKTGAAGAVGTDALAREDAKTLAVIGTGSQARGQLRATETVRDLDSVWVYSPTKESRESFAAEMNEQLDPSVAAVASSAAAVEEADIVITATTASDPVFDGDLLAPGTHVTAMGQYHPDKRELDATTIERATYVPDLRERVMQDAGSFIAAVEDGAVSDDDIHAELGEVVAGQAPGRESDEDITVFDSGGTGIETVAAAHMLYEKASEAGLGSDISLAPASEALTGR; this is translated from the coding sequence ATGACGGACGCAGTCTTTCTGACCAGCGAGGACGTTTCCGGACTGGCGTCGCCCGGCGAGTACGTCGAAGCGGTCCGCGAGGGCTACCGCCAGCGCGGCGAGGGCGCTCCGGCCCGACCGCGCGCGAAACTCACCAATGCCGAGCCACCGGGGATGCTCACCGACTACGCGGCCGTCCTCCCCGAGACCGGTGCGATGGGCGGGTACATGTACGCCGCCGGGTTCGGGGCGGAGGACGCGTGGTTCGTCGCGCCACTGTTCGACGCCGAGTCGGGCGAACCGCTCGCACTGCTGGACGGCGCGAGCATGAACCCCTTCAAGACCGGCGCGGCGGGCGCGGTCGGCACCGACGCGCTGGCCCGCGAGGACGCCAAGACGCTGGCAGTCATCGGCACCGGGTCGCAGGCCCGCGGGCAGTTGCGCGCGACCGAAACCGTCCGGGACCTCGACAGCGTCTGGGTCTACTCGCCGACGAAAGAGTCTCGGGAGTCGTTCGCCGCCGAGATGAACGAACAACTGGACCCCTCGGTCGCGGCGGTCGCCTCCAGCGCGGCCGCAGTCGAGGAGGCCGATATCGTGATTACGGCGACGACCGCGAGCGACCCGGTGTTCGATGGCGACCTGCTCGCGCCGGGCACCCACGTCACCGCGATGGGCCAGTACCATCCCGACAAGCGCGAACTCGACGCGACGACCATCGAGCGCGCGACCTACGTCCCGGACCTCCGCGAGCGCGTCATGCAGGACGCCGGGTCGTTCATCGCCGCGGTCGAAGACGGCGCGGTCTCGGACGACGACATTCACGCGGAACTCGGCGAGGTCGTCGCCGGGCAAGCGCCGGGCCGGGAGAGCGACGAGGACATCACGGTCTTCGACAGCGGCGGGACGGGAATCGAGACGGTCGCCGCGGCCCACATGCTCTACGAGAAAGCGAGCGAGGCGGGTCTCGGGTCGGACATCTCGCTCGCGCCAGCGAGCGAGGCGCTGACCGGGAGGTAG
- a CDS encoding FAD-dependent oxidoreductase — protein MDEKHPLPGEDESFWLATTDRTDFPALDGDRYVETAVVGGGIAGVTAALHATEAGQSVALLEADRIVEGVTGRTTAKVTAQHGLVYDDLLDKHGRDAAKQYASANAAAIEEIADRVERHDIDCNFERLPAYTYAADEDQRAAVGRETTVAEGLDLPAEFVADPPFPDETPGAVKFAEQAQFHPRKYLLELADEIPGEDAHVFEQTKVTEVDDGGQDDPCRVETERGTVTADSVLVTTHFPIEDPAFYFARQYPKRSYVLAVELAEEPPEGMFYRDESPYFSVRPVPSTEALGSGAGGQGSDRQMVLIGGQNHKTGQGDSTAERYRRLERQARDHFEVESVAYRWSTQDFVSVDQIPFVGELGPTTHGVYVATGFGGWGMTNGTAAGRMLAAYARGESPRWAEAFDSQRFDPEAGGEEFLKENLDVGTEFARDWAKAPFRGKDPMVAPGEGEVVRRDRTQLAVARDQEGELHVTSAVCTHMDCIVHWNDAEQSWDCPCHGSRFSIDGEVLDGPAVADLPERGE, from the coding sequence ATGGACGAGAAACATCCGCTACCGGGGGAAGACGAATCGTTCTGGCTGGCGACGACTGACCGGACGGATTTTCCGGCGCTCGACGGGGACCGTTACGTCGAGACGGCGGTGGTCGGCGGGGGTATCGCGGGGGTTACCGCCGCGCTCCACGCCACCGAGGCGGGTCAGTCGGTCGCCCTGCTCGAAGCCGACCGCATCGTCGAGGGCGTCACCGGCCGGACGACCGCGAAGGTGACCGCACAGCACGGACTCGTCTACGACGACCTGCTGGACAAGCACGGTCGGGACGCCGCCAAGCAGTACGCCAGCGCCAACGCGGCCGCAATCGAGGAAATCGCCGACCGCGTCGAGCGCCACGACATCGACTGTAACTTCGAGCGACTTCCGGCCTACACCTACGCCGCCGACGAGGACCAACGCGCGGCGGTCGGCCGCGAGACCACCGTTGCCGAAGGACTGGACCTGCCCGCGGAGTTCGTCGCCGACCCGCCGTTCCCCGACGAGACGCCCGGCGCGGTGAAGTTCGCCGAGCAGGCGCAGTTCCACCCGCGGAAGTATCTGCTCGAACTCGCCGACGAGATTCCGGGCGAGGACGCCCACGTCTTCGAGCAGACGAAGGTGACCGAGGTGGACGACGGCGGGCAAGACGACCCTTGCCGGGTCGAGACCGAGCGCGGAACCGTCACCGCCGACAGCGTCCTCGTCACGACCCACTTCCCCATCGAGGACCCGGCGTTCTACTTCGCGCGCCAGTACCCCAAGCGGTCGTACGTGCTGGCGGTCGAACTCGCCGAGGAACCGCCCGAAGGGATGTTCTACCGCGACGAGTCGCCGTACTTCTCTGTCCGGCCGGTGCCGAGCACTGAGGCGTTGGGGTCCGGGGCGGGCGGACAGGGGTCGGACCGGCAGATGGTGCTCATTGGCGGCCAGAACCACAAGACGGGACAGGGCGATTCGACTGCCGAGCGGTACCGGAGACTGGAGCGACAGGCCCGCGACCACTTCGAGGTCGAATCGGTCGCGTACCGGTGGTCCACGCAGGATTTCGTCTCCGTGGACCAGATTCCCTTCGTGGGAGAACTCGGTCCGACGACTCACGGGGTGTACGTCGCCACGGGGTTCGGCGGGTGGGGCATGACCAACGGGACCGCGGCGGGGCGGATGCTCGCGGCGTACGCCCGCGGAGAGTCCCCGCGGTGGGCCGAGGCCTTCGACTCGCAGCGATTCGACCCCGAGGCCGGGGGCGAGGAGTTTCTCAAGGAGAATCTCGACGTTGGCACGGAGTTCGCCCGCGACTGGGCGAAGGCCCCGTTTCGCGGTAAGGACCCGATGGTCGCGCCCGGCGAGGGCGAGGTGGTCCGACGCGACCGCACGCAACTCGCTGTCGCCCGCGACCAGGAGGGCGAACTCCACGTCACGTCGGCGGTCTGCACGCACATGGACTGCATCGTCCACTGGAACGACGCCGAGCAGTCGTGGGACTGCCCGTGTCACGGGTCGCGCTTCTCGATAGACGGCGAGGTGCTGGACGGTCCCGCGGTCGCGGACCTGCCCGAGCGCGGAGAGTGA
- a CDS encoding GNAT family N-acetyltransferase: MEYAVLGWPDDGPQLRLDHREFSYAGKFVMSNTGKAVVRDDEGRARPTRQSETGTAAESDAPDRDWVEDDRIIAAVAFNEDRTDPETAWLRYVTVRQDRRGAGVGARLCRFATERLRERGYERVRIAVNNPFAYHALYKAGFGYTGEETGLAELVLVSPGDRSAERYRTGLDAYRERDDLGDAERDFLAAKADAGPPEIIDSPVSE; encoded by the coding sequence ATGGAGTACGCGGTACTCGGGTGGCCCGACGACGGCCCGCAACTCCGACTCGACCACCGCGAGTTCAGTTATGCCGGGAAGTTCGTCATGTCCAACACCGGGAAGGCGGTGGTCCGCGACGACGAGGGCCGAGCGCGCCCGACCCGTCAGAGCGAGACCGGTACCGCCGCCGAGAGCGACGCCCCGGACCGCGACTGGGTCGAAGACGACCGCATCATCGCCGCCGTCGCGTTCAACGAAGACCGGACCGACCCCGAGACGGCGTGGCTTCGGTACGTCACCGTCCGGCAGGACCGCCGCGGAGCGGGCGTCGGCGCGCGCCTCTGTCGATTTGCCACCGAGCGCCTCCGCGAGCGCGGGTACGAGCGGGTCCGCATCGCGGTGAACAACCCCTTCGCGTACCACGCGCTCTACAAGGCCGGGTTCGGCTACACCGGCGAGGAGACCGGTCTCGCGGAGTTAGTCCTCGTCTCGCCCGGCGACCGGTCGGCCGAGCGCTACCGGACCGGACTCGACGCCTACCGCGAGCGAGACGACCTCGGCGACGCCGAGCGCGACTTTCTGGCCGCGAAGGCCGACGCGGGACCGCCGGAGATTATCGACTCTCCGGTCTCCGAGTAG
- a CDS encoding class I SAM-dependent methyltransferase, whose amino-acid sequence MSSALGDTATFDRFARFYDWFSPTPDAEEFRAALDFADREVERVLDVGGGTGRGASALGARERIVADAAAGMTQQARRNGFEAVRADAARLPFADESVDAVLVVDALHHFGDPERAVESAARVLRPGGVLVVREIDPTAPVGRLVERGEQLYGFDSTFFAPADLGRMVADAGLDAKYRSRGFEYTVVGTRSE is encoded by the coding sequence ATGTCCAGCGCACTCGGCGACACCGCCACCTTCGACCGCTTCGCCCGGTTCTACGACTGGTTTTCGCCGACGCCCGACGCCGAGGAGTTCCGGGCGGCGCTCGACTTCGCCGACCGGGAGGTAGAGCGCGTTCTCGACGTTGGCGGGGGCACCGGCCGCGGCGCGTCGGCGCTCGGTGCGCGCGAGCGCATCGTCGCCGACGCCGCGGCGGGCATGACCCAGCAGGCCCGCCGAAACGGGTTCGAGGCGGTCCGGGCCGACGCCGCACGCCTACCGTTCGCCGACGAGAGCGTCGATGCCGTCCTCGTGGTGGACGCGCTCCACCACTTCGGCGACCCCGAGCGCGCGGTCGAGTCGGCCGCCCGCGTCCTCCGACCGGGCGGCGTCCTCGTCGTCCGCGAAATCGACCCGACCGCGCCGGTCGGGCGACTCGTAGAACGCGGCGAACAGCTCTACGGCTTCGACTCCACGTTCTTCGCGCCAGCGGACCTCGGCCGGATGGTCGCCGACGCGGGTCTCGACGCCAAATATCGCTCGCGGGGGTTCGAGTACACCGTGGTCGGAACGCGGAGCGAGTAG